The stretch of DNA TCTCAATCTTTAAAAGAGCGCAAATTAAAAACTCGAATATGACGACTGCAGAATGTGGAGGAGAATGCACGAGGAGATGTAGCAACACAAAGTATCATAAGCCATGCATGTTCTTCTGCCAAAAGTGTTGTGCTAAATGTCTCTGTGTCCCTCCAGGCACGTACGGCAACAAACAAGTGTGTCCTTGTTACAACAACTGGAAGACTCAACAAGGTGGACCAAAATGtccataaacaaaacacattgaGAGAGAAACCCTGATATAAAATCTTCTATGTTTTCTTTCatgtttgatttcttttgtttgtaatcAATACACACGAAAGGAGCTTTGACCGGAGGAGCTTAAGCATCCTTCTCTCAAATTACTACTTTGATCTCTATGACCTTTATAAGTCATAGCCCTTTTTCAATGCAACTTAAATAGAAAGCCTTTCACAAAAACTGTAAGAAATACAAACCAAATATCCCAAGAGTTGGTTTAACAATttcaaacaaagaaattaaaagaatatgaaaagagTCCCGTGACAATTATAGCGCATAGAACACCAATTACAAGAGGAATCCTTCCACAATTAAAGCTCATTATAAAGATGGCATAACCTCCCACAAGATGGCTGAGACTTGCGGCTATGTACCCTACCTTCTCGTCGGATGGATTGAGGATTTTAGCTGCCACTTCTGCTATAGTGGCAAAGATGTAGATTGGAGCGAAAAATTAACCCTTCGTTAGTGTACCCATTATCAATCTTCCATGCAGTCATTAGAACAAGTGAAGAGATTATCCAAATGTGCATGATGGGTGAAAATAATCTCGACGCCATCCTATcgtgaccaaaaaaaagttaaaatacgattaagttttattattattataacaataaattaaaagaaaagaaaaaaacacacacacacagtaaATTAAGAATTGACTAACGAAAACACTTACAAACTTAGAACTCCATGGTATCCACGTCTGTGTTTCCTCAGTCTAGAATCCCTCTTTGCCATGATGTAATCTCGATCGATTCATCATTCACCACAACTCCTATCGctagtatatatacatgaaaatacTTGTgattgaaggaaataaaaattgGTATGTTATCTACCCATAAATGCAAATGTGGAAGATTAGACAAATAATCACATTTTGGCACTTAATGAATCacatcaataaaataataaagttaTATGAGATTTTCTTATATCCATCAATGAAAATACTTACAACAGCAAATGATAGATTTAGCAATTTATTCTACATTGACAAATGTTTGTATTAATTTACattcaaaatcagaaaaaaaaaaaattgatcaccAATTATTATTGATCACAtacaaatttgtatatattgaatatatattaatttaattatatatatacagatttcaATATAAGTGTTCAATTATTTATTCTGATTTTGATTGTAAATTAATACatatttcaatataaaaatttcaCTTTATCCATTAACCGAagatgaatttgaaatttcataaTTAAGCTTGTGTAATTACTAGATCTATCATTTGCTGTTGTAAGCATTTTCATTGATGGATATAAGAAAATCTCTTataaatttattcttttatttaggtGATTCAGTAAGtgccaaaatctcaaaatcgCTTGGCTTGATCCTCCACCAATGATATTGGTGAAGCAAGCCTAATATTTGTTATTGGTACTATATGGCTTCATATGGGCCTGTTTTATGGAATTACGTtttataacacaaaataaatgaGTCGAttactaacaagtaacaactaaTGAACCAGTAGTTTTAAAGaagttgagaaagaaaaaaatagtagtgTTAAAGAAGATGTCCTCGATCGGTTTTTGTGGATATATACAAATGAATTTGGAATATATGATGCATATATAGTATGAAGCATACAGAGTGGGTGCAGTGGTTTCATTATCGGACAAGCGAAGAGATTAACGTGTCAAGATCGTTATGTAGAGCGGTGatctttttaaaatgtaaaaagcaCGTTCAGTCAGTCTCTTGTATAGGTTCGTATAAGCTTAAGGCgaataaaaaaatgttctttattattaaaaacgttaaaaatgaaatatatactaCTGTATGATTACcagatgatatatatttttaattgtttatatatttatattattttataattatgataaaattatctatatatatatatattatttgaatgTTTGATGCATTAAGTATAGTTTAcattaaattctatataaatataaattatagatgtaattgtttatatatgacagaaattagttattttttgttctttgaaatgttgaatagatattaacaaaaaataagcaaaacatatgtaaaatatgagTAAAAcataagtaatatatttttacgtATGTGTTTTAATAACATATAGAATAGACTCTCATATATCATaccatttcttttttattgtcacattaacattttgttagttctttaaaaaaatattctcgtataatattttaaaacaagtttttaatttctatgtggtttttcgttttattttcaaacatctaatacataatataatactgtattaatacaaataaaagattaacaaatatgaaataagaagaattaataacaaacaaaatgtcacagatttttaaaattaaaaaaacgtaaatatattttcaaactaaatatacataacctaactAAAAAGATATACGTGatcttacaatttttattattttgtggcCTTTGGGCGTCACTGCGTTCGGTAATAATAATAGAACCAAACATAATAAGGACAAGGGTCTTGAATGTCATGTAAGAAAGACAGATAAAAATATGTGGCTATATTGAAACAAAGATTATCAGCATGGTTTCCACTCCTCCTATACATATACACGAATcccctaaaaccctaatttcagtaaagagaaacaaattaaaatcaatCCTCAACAACTTCAAAATATGTCATCTTCTACAAGCAAACCATCTGACTCCCACAAAAAACCCATCGAGCCATCTTACTCCCACCAAACAGCCGTCAAGACTCAAGCCATCTGACTCCCACCAAAGTCCCGTCAAAAGTACATAAAATACTTTCCTTGTAAG from Camelina sativa cultivar DH55 chromosome 9, Cs, whole genome shotgun sequence encodes:
- the LOC104713106 gene encoding gibberellin-regulated protein 6-like encodes the protein MAKLITSLLCLTIIFSLIFLTTSKEAEYHPEKYGPGSLKSYQCGGECTRRCSNTKYHKPCMFFCQKCCAKCLCVPPGTYGNKQVCPCYNNWKTQQGGPKCP